One stretch of Astatotilapia calliptera chromosome 3, fAstCal1.2, whole genome shotgun sequence DNA includes these proteins:
- the larp7 gene encoding la-related protein 7 isoform X2, whose protein sequence is MINSERGATNAAAAEPSDKKEMEKKKRSRVKQLLSEVKKQVEFWFGDVNLSKDRFLKKLMEESDRGYVDISVLASFNRMKQLTTDTKLIARALKNSSVVELNLEGTKVRRQLPIGELPNDVDSRTVYVELLPKDVTHSWIERVFTKCGNVVYVSIPRYKSSRDSKGFAFVEFEKEEQAQKAIEMLNNPPEDAPRKPGIFPKTLHRKPISLSADNPASRIGEEEEKKKRKKKKRKEGATAQAPAEEVKEQAMEAEAAEQKKDFDPEATGAHKTPSKLSEKKRRRSHTAEGSESDVPSKIRKTSESEESPTHRDAQQAVEKGKENRDDSTVKAKRKRKKKHKEKLKIGEEVIPLRVLSKKDWLGLKQEYLTLQKSSMSALKKCMTKINDKEHKMMETDGDPRDANVDENNKSEKAAKQGPQFVSGVIVKITDNKPLPGRKIIKDALCKISPVAYVDILEGDAEGHIRFHSPEEARAVSDVRAELQKEHSWKLEILTGDHEQRYWQKILVDRQVKLNRPREKKRGTEKLISKAEKIIIARAKEANKHIHFDDD, encoded by the exons ATGATTAACTCAGAGAGGGGAGCTACCAATGCTGCGGCAGCAGAGCCCAGCGACAAGAAGGAgatggaaaagaagaagaggtcCCGAGTCAAACAGCTGCTCAGTGAGGTGAAGAAACAAGTGGAATTCTGGTTTGGCGACGTCAACCTGAGCAAGGACCGCTTTCTGAAAAAGCTCATGGAGGAATCTGACCGTGGAT ATGTTGATATATCTGTGTTGGCAAGCTTCAATCGAATGAAGCAGCTGACAACTGACACAAAGCTCATTGCCAGGGCGCTAAAGAATTCATCTGTAGTTGAG ctcaACCTCGAGGGAACTAAAGTAAGGCGTCAGCTTCCAATTGGGGAACTACCGAATGATGTGGACAGTCGCACGGTTTAcgtg GAACTTTTGCCAAAGGATGTGACACACAGCTGGATAGAAAGAGTGTTCACAAAATGTGGAAATGTGGTTTATGTCAGCATCCCCAGATACAAGTCCTCCAGGGACTCCAAGGGTTTTGCCTTTGTCGAGTTTGAGAAAGAGGAGCAAGCACAGAAAGCTATAGAG atgctgaACAATCCTCCTGAAGATGCTCCCAGGAAACCAGGGATTTTCCCCAAGACGTTGCACAGGAAGCCAATTTCTCTCTCAGCTGACAATCCAGCATCTCGGATAG gtgaagaagaagagaagaagaagcgaaagaagaagaaaaggaaagaaggtgCCACGGCACAGGCGCCCGCAGAGGAAGTCAAAGAGCAGGCGATGGAAGCGGAGGCGGCTGAGCAAAAGAAAGATTTTGACCCAGAGGCCACCGGCGCTCACAAGACACCAAGCAAACTGTCAGAGAAGAAAAGACGGCGGTCACATACGGCGGAGGGATCGGAGAGCGATGTACCATCGAAGATAAGAAAAACCAGCGAAAGTGAAG AGTCGCCCACTCACAGGGACGCACAGCAGGCTGTTGAGAAgggcaaagaaaacagagacgaCTCAACAGTTAAagcaaaaaggaagagaaaaaagaagcacaaagagaaactgaaaattGGGGAAGAAGTGATTCCACTCCGGGTGCTTTCAAA GAAAGACTGGCTTGGATTAAAGCAGGAGTACCTGACCTTGCAGAAAAGCAGTATGTCAGCCCTGAAGAAGTGCATGACTAAAATAAATGACAAGGAGCACAAGATGATGGAGACAGATGGTGACCCTCGGGATGCAAATG TTGATGAGAATAACAAAAGTGAAAAGGCAGCTAAGCAAGGACCTCAGTTTGTCAGTGGGGTCATCGTGAAGATTACAGACAACAAGCCGCTACCAGGGAGGAAAATAATCAAG GACGCGCTGTGTAAAATTTCTCCAGTGGCCTATGTTGACATCTTGGAAGGAGACGCTGAGGGACACATCCGCTTTCACAGCCCAGAGGAAGCGAGAGCAGTTAGCGACGtcagagcagagctgcagaaagaGCATAGCTGGAAGCTGGAGATCCTCACAG gtgaCCATGAACAAAGGTACTGGCAGAAGATCCTCGTGGACCGCCAGGTCAAACTGAATCGTCCAAGGGAAAAGAAGCGGGGTACAGAAAAG CTCATATCCAAAGCCGAAAAGATCATCATCGCCCGCGCCAAGGAGGCTAATAAGCACATCCACTTCGATGACGACTGA
- the LOC113018615 gene encoding uncharacterized protein LOC113018615 isoform X1 translates to MPRTSQGAEMHLKTARQQTNEQPAAQIKKHSLKPQTKTSMTTEYQERFLPPACYVAIVTTATKKIPYHPLKGTSHEVTSLRSFYIQQKWIKKPPKVPQPPEPDYRRCKGPLSPANQTPSRTDYQSAYQNDFKHWEGSKHQPIILKGGLTVKHGLGNMLALAKEPEHIANTTTYKSDYIPHPTNPRPFKLKHSNQSSKDFPLEPRLAFKPKQAWSTHQDLDKGSDCFERFNSCSLETKFQGHTKDFSSPGDHSIHCQVKNLPALEINDVHRHAASTVTDDYRVWHSPQSFTTVRTTMSVGKPKSPDDSKASPKTLRQHPKIHKASACNSSRGATQKPQSPTDTEVLSSFECSTENGESKMYWYRNLGRGGTSPDGDSCIDHSNQIISCMVSDRN, encoded by the exons GAAGCACTCTCTGAAACCCCAAACAAAGACCTCCATGACCACAGAGTACCAGGAGAGGTTCCTTCCTCCCGCCTGTTATGTAGCAATCGTGACAACAGCTACAAAGAAGATCCCTTACCATCCGCTGAAGGGGACAAGTCATGAGGTTACCTCTTTGAG atcattttacATTCAgcaaaaatggataaaaaagccaccaaaggTCCCACAGCCACCAGAGCCAGACTACAGACGATGCAAAGGCCCACTCAGTCCTGCAAACCAGACACCATCCAGGACTGACTACCAGAGTGCCTATCAAA ATGATTTTAAACATTGGGAGGGCAGCAAGCACCAGCCAATCATCCTGAAAGGCGGTTTGACAGTCAAGCATGGATTAGGCAACATGCTTGCACTGGCGAAGGAACCAGAACACATTGCAAACACCACCACCTATAAATCGGATTACATCCCCCACCCAACAAACCCCAGACCATTCAAACTGAAGCACTCTAACCAAAGCAGCAAGGACTTCCCGCTGGAGCCGAGACTGGCCTTCAAGCCAAAGCAGGCTTGGTCTACACACCAAGACCTTGACAAAGGCAGTGATTGTTTTGAGAGGTTCAACAGTTGTTCCCTTGAAACCAAGTTTCAGGGCCACACCAAAGATTTCTCTTCACCAGGAGACCACAGCATTCACTGCCAGGTGAAAAACCTGCCAGCCCTTGAGATAAATGACGTCCACCGCCATGCAGCGAGTACCGTGACGGACGACTACAGAGTCTGGCATTCGCCGCAAAGCTTCACCACTGTGAGAACCACCATGTCAGTGGGCAAACCTAAATCTCCTGACGACAGCAAAGCCAGCCCAAAGACTTTGAGACAACACCCCAAAATACACAAGGCCTCAGCCTGTAATTCCTCCAGAGGTGCCACACAGAAACCACAGAGTCCTACAGACACTGAAGTGCTTTCTAGCTTCGAATGCTCCACAGAGAACGGAGAATCCAAGATGTACTGGTACAGAAATTTGGGCCGAGGAGGGACTTCGCCTGATGGCGACAGCTGTATAGACCATAGCAACCAAATAATCAGCTGCATGGTTTCTGACAGAAACTAA
- the LOC113018615 gene encoding uncharacterized protein LOC113018615 isoform X2, with product MPRTSQGAEMHLKTARQQTNEQPAAQIKSFYIQQKWIKKPPKVPQPPEPDYRRCKGPLSPANQTPSRTDYQSAYQNDFKHWEGSKHQPIILKGGLTVKHGLGNMLALAKEPEHIANTTTYKSDYIPHPTNPRPFKLKHSNQSSKDFPLEPRLAFKPKQAWSTHQDLDKGSDCFERFNSCSLETKFQGHTKDFSSPGDHSIHCQVKNLPALEINDVHRHAASTVTDDYRVWHSPQSFTTVRTTMSVGKPKSPDDSKASPKTLRQHPKIHKASACNSSRGATQKPQSPTDTEVLSSFECSTENGESKMYWYRNLGRGGTSPDGDSCIDHSNQIISCMVSDRN from the exons atcattttacATTCAgcaaaaatggataaaaaagccaccaaaggTCCCACAGCCACCAGAGCCAGACTACAGACGATGCAAAGGCCCACTCAGTCCTGCAAACCAGACACCATCCAGGACTGACTACCAGAGTGCCTATCAAA ATGATTTTAAACATTGGGAGGGCAGCAAGCACCAGCCAATCATCCTGAAAGGCGGTTTGACAGTCAAGCATGGATTAGGCAACATGCTTGCACTGGCGAAGGAACCAGAACACATTGCAAACACCACCACCTATAAATCGGATTACATCCCCCACCCAACAAACCCCAGACCATTCAAACTGAAGCACTCTAACCAAAGCAGCAAGGACTTCCCGCTGGAGCCGAGACTGGCCTTCAAGCCAAAGCAGGCTTGGTCTACACACCAAGACCTTGACAAAGGCAGTGATTGTTTTGAGAGGTTCAACAGTTGTTCCCTTGAAACCAAGTTTCAGGGCCACACCAAAGATTTCTCTTCACCAGGAGACCACAGCATTCACTGCCAGGTGAAAAACCTGCCAGCCCTTGAGATAAATGACGTCCACCGCCATGCAGCGAGTACCGTGACGGACGACTACAGAGTCTGGCATTCGCCGCAAAGCTTCACCACTGTGAGAACCACCATGTCAGTGGGCAAACCTAAATCTCCTGACGACAGCAAAGCCAGCCCAAAGACTTTGAGACAACACCCCAAAATACACAAGGCCTCAGCCTGTAATTCCTCCAGAGGTGCCACACAGAAACCACAGAGTCCTACAGACACTGAAGTGCTTTCTAGCTTCGAATGCTCCACAGAGAACGGAGAATCCAAGATGTACTGGTACAGAAATTTGGGCCGAGGAGGGACTTCGCCTGATGGCGACAGCTGTATAGACCATAGCAACCAAATAATCAGCTGCATGGTTTCTGACAGAAACTAA
- the larp7 gene encoding la-related protein 7 isoform X1 → MINSERGATNAAAAEPSDKKEMEKKKRSRVKQLLSEVKKQVEFWFGDVNLSKDRFLKKLMEESDRGYVDISVLASFNRMKQLTTDTKLIARALKNSSVVELNLEGTKVRRQLPIGELPNDVDSRTVYVELLPKDVTHSWIERVFTKCGNVVYVSIPRYKSSRDSKGFAFVEFEKEEQAQKAIEMLNNPPEDAPRKPGIFPKTLHRKPISLSADNPASRIGEEEEKKKRKKKKRKEGATAQAPAEEVKEQAMEAEAAEQKKDFDPEATGAHKTPSKLSEKKRRRSHTAEGSESDVPSKIRKTSESEGGEREKDGARSKSPTHRDAQQAVEKGKENRDDSTVKAKRKRKKKHKEKLKIGEEVIPLRVLSKKDWLGLKQEYLTLQKSSMSALKKCMTKINDKEHKMMETDGDPRDANVDENNKSEKAAKQGPQFVSGVIVKITDNKPLPGRKIIKDALCKISPVAYVDILEGDAEGHIRFHSPEEARAVSDVRAELQKEHSWKLEILTGDHEQRYWQKILVDRQVKLNRPREKKRGTEKLISKAEKIIIARAKEANKHIHFDDD, encoded by the exons ATGATTAACTCAGAGAGGGGAGCTACCAATGCTGCGGCAGCAGAGCCCAGCGACAAGAAGGAgatggaaaagaagaagaggtcCCGAGTCAAACAGCTGCTCAGTGAGGTGAAGAAACAAGTGGAATTCTGGTTTGGCGACGTCAACCTGAGCAAGGACCGCTTTCTGAAAAAGCTCATGGAGGAATCTGACCGTGGAT ATGTTGATATATCTGTGTTGGCAAGCTTCAATCGAATGAAGCAGCTGACAACTGACACAAAGCTCATTGCCAGGGCGCTAAAGAATTCATCTGTAGTTGAG ctcaACCTCGAGGGAACTAAAGTAAGGCGTCAGCTTCCAATTGGGGAACTACCGAATGATGTGGACAGTCGCACGGTTTAcgtg GAACTTTTGCCAAAGGATGTGACACACAGCTGGATAGAAAGAGTGTTCACAAAATGTGGAAATGTGGTTTATGTCAGCATCCCCAGATACAAGTCCTCCAGGGACTCCAAGGGTTTTGCCTTTGTCGAGTTTGAGAAAGAGGAGCAAGCACAGAAAGCTATAGAG atgctgaACAATCCTCCTGAAGATGCTCCCAGGAAACCAGGGATTTTCCCCAAGACGTTGCACAGGAAGCCAATTTCTCTCTCAGCTGACAATCCAGCATCTCGGATAG gtgaagaagaagagaagaagaagcgaaagaagaagaaaaggaaagaaggtgCCACGGCACAGGCGCCCGCAGAGGAAGTCAAAGAGCAGGCGATGGAAGCGGAGGCGGCTGAGCAAAAGAAAGATTTTGACCCAGAGGCCACCGGCGCTCACAAGACACCAAGCAAACTGTCAGAGAAGAAAAGACGGCGGTCACATACGGCGGAGGGATCGGAGAGCGATGTACCATCGAAGATAAGAAAAACCAGCGAAAGTGAAGGtggggagagggagaaagacgGAGCACGGAGTA AGTCGCCCACTCACAGGGACGCACAGCAGGCTGTTGAGAAgggcaaagaaaacagagacgaCTCAACAGTTAAagcaaaaaggaagagaaaaaagaagcacaaagagaaactgaaaattGGGGAAGAAGTGATTCCACTCCGGGTGCTTTCAAA GAAAGACTGGCTTGGATTAAAGCAGGAGTACCTGACCTTGCAGAAAAGCAGTATGTCAGCCCTGAAGAAGTGCATGACTAAAATAAATGACAAGGAGCACAAGATGATGGAGACAGATGGTGACCCTCGGGATGCAAATG TTGATGAGAATAACAAAAGTGAAAAGGCAGCTAAGCAAGGACCTCAGTTTGTCAGTGGGGTCATCGTGAAGATTACAGACAACAAGCCGCTACCAGGGAGGAAAATAATCAAG GACGCGCTGTGTAAAATTTCTCCAGTGGCCTATGTTGACATCTTGGAAGGAGACGCTGAGGGACACATCCGCTTTCACAGCCCAGAGGAAGCGAGAGCAGTTAGCGACGtcagagcagagctgcagaaagaGCATAGCTGGAAGCTGGAGATCCTCACAG gtgaCCATGAACAAAGGTACTGGCAGAAGATCCTCGTGGACCGCCAGGTCAAACTGAATCGTCCAAGGGAAAAGAAGCGGGGTACAGAAAAG CTCATATCCAAAGCCGAAAAGATCATCATCGCCCGCGCCAAGGAGGCTAATAAGCACATCCACTTCGATGACGACTGA